A portion of the Candidatus Cloacimonadota bacterium genome contains these proteins:
- a CDS encoding C25 family cysteine peptidase produces the protein MRRLYICLLILLPLVLLANPISVVNENKDTITLKFVMPEYNLTEINVDGLRFKRLMMDDGVSTADEGYPELRMFSVPIAVPIDGGASARLLSSVQNTVTEVLIHPVPTMDLRDEMPVYSSKRDFRAYSKAGMYPTQVLEVSKPAFVGDRRFVTLRIYPFQYNAAGKELRVYQEMEISVNISGTKSPAQNWQLGYSPIDVAGDAFFVNNASSKAWRQLPKQDYQYESPKGSENHVSDIQIIVDSEGIFKVQYSKLRDFIAEMTDSLQVEMSWNIDQVDPRNLELRDEYGQVPIHFHGEEDGSFDNGDFFEFFGDRHYGDERYSDDYTAENVYTLGVTEGYGARMAVENGGLISSNPMEYMLADAYLESVHFEKQLVSDKLGRGWQNSDQEFYREDVWFWEKIKAPNLEIVPIELEYPIDSAVRKGNTEIALHGLTYNDTLSVGQVDHDASIRINQAMVNTHSWIGQTEKIFLNKEPIANSFFHHGTNNVYISLSGNTTMLEKEQVMLDYIKLQYWREYRTDRDFIKFTKPIDRPNGLFQFDIGGFSSPNVSVYKIGSSVFNGLQIEPFTMDGTAPWTVSLQDSVSSNAVLYYAVEEGAKKSPKLLRMNLPSDLKNPMNSANVVVITPYQFMESEGTQMLTDLWSSEGHTVKTVDIQDIYDEFNNGIVSAEAIKDFLTHAYNHWRTPRLSHVILLGEGIDDTRDNSPSRKYNLIPVKKTWTFKHGATASDTWYACIVGDDLVPDISLARINVWTEEQISDYALKAKSYRDNLYTNRQWNNHVTLTAGGKIDDGNDIFSQQSERIRRRSIPEHYRVTRVYTSTQTVSSEYFGGTFDLKDAINSGTQFVQFMGHGGGRVWADYNLFNFNDVATLNNQVLPVVLSLACYASAFDTNGAASISEALIAQPDKGAIVTLGFSGLGYLMQDEDWGHAFSEAAFKMDFDTLGEAYVFALARYYTTTSSAASRYALTNGSVYLGDPLISLNKPIVHNTVVTQNHNPEPGESLSVQAQFPADVARARMYIMNENETVKNVPYDIDLVSGEFLSNYEIPQGSSNYTNKIMVSGYSPAKQYIGTTFYSVGRPAVKHEGFIPAQPVYTDSTVFMARVFNPQDIMSLYVAVRTDSVYYPKTQTWEVLWENYSMSPDAEDNTLWKTDTKLRKFPTKREIPFKYYITDKDTLVFESPLQSFHVAGPDLFLQEILLDANDGIPVLKVKSTNVGNAASLTTDLRLFKRVRDVWIMVSEQDFAPLDVEEYRWDTISLEDLPNGNHQLEVRVNTTFVFQEWDFFVNTNNYIPIEIPMNYFSVDSGGASINSLDNNLTCTVPPGFVNSGSVGFAVNDLDNIQLLNQPDLQTILMQNPAEGSDLQLSIPYEIKLLNTSLVDSLGFFDNGKKLNLTFKYSSNDDDTQDFESEYSFKIYRYNTDYQKWILVGGHMDLSNDTVSFEVARQGTYCIFRNTDNTPPTIEVNVQDQEFTVGGYVAGDGVISLLLSDANGIDLIDNRIHLSLNGSEIPETDYVISINKENINRVPVKYQLDLQKGDHNLKVVCTDLNGNVMSREAQFIVNDEFNILNIANYPNPVLGQAQDPKNDGRTRFTYVLTDSADEVYIKVYTISGRLVKTFRDLPTGVGYHEYPRTLYAWDCRDEQGFLLANGTYFYRVVARRGNKKIEKTMKMAILR, from the coding sequence ATGAGAAGACTATATATATGCTTGCTGATCTTGTTGCCGCTTGTTCTCTTGGCAAATCCCATCAGCGTGGTAAACGAAAACAAGGATACTATTACTCTGAAGTTTGTGATGCCCGAGTACAATCTAACAGAAATCAATGTAGATGGTTTGCGATTCAAACGTCTGATGATGGATGATGGTGTAAGCACAGCGGACGAAGGCTATCCCGAACTGAGGATGTTTAGCGTTCCTATCGCTGTTCCCATCGATGGCGGAGCTTCTGCCCGCTTGCTATCTTCAGTACAAAACACTGTAACTGAAGTATTGATCCATCCTGTTCCAACTATGGATTTGCGGGACGAAATGCCGGTGTACAGTTCCAAGAGAGATTTTCGTGCTTATTCAAAAGCAGGTATGTATCCCACACAGGTGTTGGAAGTATCCAAACCGGCTTTTGTGGGAGATCGGAGATTTGTGACTCTTCGAATATACCCCTTTCAGTATAATGCTGCCGGCAAAGAGCTGAGAGTATATCAAGAGATGGAGATCAGTGTAAATATCTCCGGAACTAAGAGCCCCGCACAGAACTGGCAGCTTGGCTACAGCCCGATTGATGTAGCAGGCGATGCTTTTTTTGTGAATAATGCCAGTTCCAAAGCATGGCGTCAGCTACCAAAACAGGATTATCAATACGAAAGCCCCAAGGGATCTGAGAATCACGTGTCTGATATCCAGATAATCGTAGATAGCGAAGGCATATTCAAAGTTCAATACAGTAAGTTGAGAGATTTTATTGCGGAGATGACAGATTCACTGCAGGTGGAGATGAGTTGGAACATCGACCAGGTGGATCCACGTAATCTGGAATTGAGAGATGAGTATGGGCAAGTACCGATACACTTCCATGGAGAAGAGGACGGTAGCTTCGATAATGGCGATTTCTTCGAGTTCTTTGGCGATCGGCATTACGGAGACGAACGCTATAGTGACGATTATACGGCCGAAAATGTTTATACTTTAGGTGTGACAGAAGGATATGGAGCCCGCATGGCCGTAGAAAACGGAGGTTTGATCAGCAGTAATCCGATGGAGTATATGCTGGCGGATGCATATCTGGAATCTGTCCATTTTGAAAAACAATTGGTAAGCGATAAACTGGGAAGGGGATGGCAGAATAGTGATCAGGAGTTTTATCGTGAAGATGTGTGGTTTTGGGAAAAAATCAAGGCACCCAATCTGGAAATAGTTCCCATCGAATTGGAGTATCCCATTGATAGTGCAGTCCGCAAGGGGAACACAGAAATAGCTTTACATGGCCTTACATATAATGATACTCTCTCGGTAGGGCAGGTCGATCACGATGCATCCATCAGGATAAATCAGGCTATGGTGAACACTCATTCCTGGATTGGGCAAACTGAGAAGATCTTTCTAAACAAGGAACCGATTGCCAATTCGTTCTTTCACCACGGTACCAATAATGTCTATATCAGTCTTTCCGGAAACACAACGATGCTGGAGAAAGAACAGGTAATGTTGGATTACATCAAACTGCAGTATTGGAGAGAGTATAGAACCGACAGAGACTTCATTAAGTTTACTAAGCCCATTGATCGCCCCAATGGATTGTTCCAATTTGATATAGGAGGGTTTTCGTCTCCCAATGTATCTGTTTACAAGATTGGCTCCAGTGTGTTTAACGGCTTACAAATAGAGCCTTTTACAATGGATGGTACTGCTCCTTGGACCGTTAGTTTACAGGATAGTGTATCCTCAAATGCCGTCCTCTATTATGCCGTGGAAGAGGGTGCCAAAAAGAGCCCAAAACTACTGCGCATGAACCTGCCCTCAGATCTGAAGAATCCGATGAATTCAGCAAATGTGGTCGTGATTACTCCATATCAGTTTATGGAATCGGAAGGGACTCAGATGCTGACCGATCTCTGGTCTTCAGAAGGCCATACTGTGAAGACAGTAGATATTCAGGATATATATGATGAGTTCAACAACGGTATTGTGTCTGCCGAGGCAATTAAAGATTTTCTGACACACGCTTACAATCATTGGAGAACTCCCCGTTTGAGTCATGTAATTCTCTTGGGCGAAGGTATTGATGATACAAGGGACAACAGCCCTAGCCGCAAGTACAACCTGATTCCTGTAAAGAAGACTTGGACTTTCAAACATGGAGCAACTGCCAGCGATACCTGGTATGCCTGCATTGTGGGTGATGATTTGGTGCCGGATATCAGTCTTGCGCGCATCAATGTATGGACAGAAGAACAAATCTCAGACTATGCCCTGAAAGCTAAATCCTATCGAGACAATCTGTACACCAACCGTCAATGGAACAACCATGTTACATTAACTGCTGGAGGCAAGATAGACGATGGAAACGACATCTTCTCTCAGCAATCCGAGAGAATCCGCCGCAGAAGCATCCCAGAACACTATCGCGTAACTAGGGTATATACCAGTACTCAAACCGTCAGCAGCGAATATTTTGGGGGCACATTTGACTTGAAAGACGCAATAAATAGCGGTACTCAATTCGTCCAATTTATGGGGCACGGTGGCGGTCGTGTATGGGCAGATTACAACTTGTTTAACTTCAATGATGTGGCTACTTTGAACAATCAAGTCCTTCCGGTAGTACTATCTTTGGCATGTTATGCCTCAGCATTTGATACAAACGGTGCTGCATCGATATCTGAAGCGCTTATTGCTCAACCAGATAAAGGAGCAATCGTAACCTTGGGCTTTTCCGGATTGGGATACCTTATGCAGGATGAGGACTGGGGTCATGCCTTTAGTGAAGCTGCGTTCAAGATGGATTTCGATACCTTGGGAGAGGCATATGTATTTGCTCTGGCAAGGTACTATACGACCACTTCCAGCGCTGCCTCCAGATACGCCCTCACAAATGGGTCAGTCTATTTGGGGGATCCTCTGATAAGCTTGAACAAACCGATAGTGCATAACACAGTGGTTACTCAGAACCACAATCCGGAACCAGGAGAGTCCTTGAGCGTGCAAGCCCAATTCCCTGCTGATGTAGCAAGGGCTCGGATGTATATCATGAACGAGAATGAGACCGTAAAAAACGTGCCATACGACATAGATCTGGTCTCAGGTGAGTTCCTATCCAACTATGAAATACCTCAGGGCTCCAGTAACTATACAAACAAGATAATGGTATCGGGATATTCACCGGCCAAACAATATATTGGCACCACTTTCTACAGCGTGGGACGTCCTGCCGTAAAACACGAAGGATTTATTCCTGCCCAGCCTGTTTATACTGATTCTACGGTATTTATGGCAAGAGTCTTCAATCCCCAGGACATCATGAGCTTATATGTGGCAGTAAGAACCGATAGTGTCTATTACCCCAAAACACAAACGTGGGAAGTGCTATGGGAGAACTATTCCATGAGTCCGGATGCTGAAGACAACACCTTGTGGAAGACCGACACGAAGCTTCGCAAATTTCCGACCAAGCGTGAAATACCATTCAAGTATTATATCACGGATAAGGATACGCTGGTTTTTGAAAGCCCATTGCAGTCTTTCCACGTAGCAGGTCCGGATCTATTCCTTCAGGAGATACTTCTAGATGCAAACGATGGTATTCCTGTACTGAAAGTAAAATCGACCAATGTGGGGAACGCAGCGTCGCTTACAACTGATTTGAGGCTGTTCAAGAGGGTTAGAGATGTTTGGATAATGGTTTCGGAGCAGGATTTTGCTCCTCTGGATGTGGAAGAATACCGTTGGGATACTATCTCATTGGAAGATTTACCCAATGGTAACCATCAATTGGAAGTGAGAGTGAATACCACTTTTGTATTTCAGGAATGGGATTTCTTTGTAAACACAAACAACTACATTCCCATTGAAATACCTATGAATTACTTCAGTGTGGACAGCGGAGGAGCCAGCATCAACAGCCTAGACAACAACCTTACTTGTACTGTGCCTCCAGGATTTGTGAACTCCGGATCAGTTGGATTTGCTGTTAATGACTTGGATAATATCCAATTGCTGAATCAGCCTGATCTTCAAACAATCCTGATGCAGAATCCTGCGGAAGGCAGCGATCTCCAATTGTCCATCCCGTATGAGATCAAGCTGTTGAATACCAGTCTGGTGGATTCTCTGGGTTTCTTCGATAATGGCAAAAAGCTGAACCTCACATTCAAGTACAGCTCAAATGACGATGATACGCAAGACTTTGAATCTGAATACAGCTTCAAGATATATCGTTACAATACCGACTATCAGAAGTGGATTCTGGTAGGCGGACACATGGATCTGTCGAATGACACCGTAAGTTTTGAGGTGGCAAGACAGGGTACCTATTGCATATTCCGGAATACGGACAATACACCTCCAACAATAGAAGTGAACGTTCAGGATCAGGAATTTACTGTAGGCGGCTACGTGGCGGGAGACGGAGTGATCTCGTTGCTGTTGAGCGATGCCAACGGTATCGATTTGATCGACAACAGAATCCATCTATCTTTGAATGGTTCAGAAATTCCCGAAACAGATTATGTGATCAGCATCAATAAAGAGAACATCAATCGGGTACCGGTGAAGTATCAGCTCGATCTGCAGAAGGGAGATCACAACCTCAAGGTTGTTTGTACAGATCTAAACGGTAATGTTATGTCCCGTGAAGCTCAATTCATCGTAAACGACGAATTCAACATACTGAATATTGCCAATTATCCCAATCCGGTATTAGGCCAGGCTCAAGATCCCAAGAATGATGGTCGGACTCGTTTCACATATGTACTAACCGACTCTGCGGATGAGGTTTACATTAAAGTATATACTATTAGCGGCAGATTGGTGAAGACATTTAGGGATCTTCCTACGGGGGTGGGATATCATGAATATCCCAGAACCCTTTATGCATGGGACTGTAGGGACGAACAAGGCTTCCTTCTGGCGAATGGGACTTACTTCTATAGAGTGGTTGCCCGCCGGGGGAACAAGAAAATCGAGAAGACCATGAAAATGGCCATTCTGAGATAA
- the purD gene encoding phosphoribosylamine--glycine ligase, with amino-acid sequence MKVLILGSGAREHAIADAFDRSPKTSKIYVSPGNDGIAESFECIKLEGFEEIRNFCENTGIDLVFIGPEQPIAEGLSDYLKQHSIMVFAPSKAAAAIEYSKEFAKRIMGKYHVPTARYRIIRDINEAESILKCFKMPVVLKADGLAAGKGVVISSDLSEAIKSCKVLLEQNCGANGVLAEEYLDGWEVSLFAICDGENFRTTLFAQDHKQLYDGDFGPNTGGMGAYCPVREAEEYRKYIENKILEPVLTALREEHCTYSGILYMGLMITTEGPKVIEFNCRLGDPETQVLLPLLKTDIMDICVAACDGKVDQLKLEWDSRCAVGVVLAAPGYPGTYRKDIPISIPQLESQLYFAGVKKTESGLRSSGGRVLTVLAIADSLVEARDKVYADINKISFPEMVYRKDIGLRANKLS; translated from the coding sequence GTGAAAGTATTGATACTGGGAAGCGGAGCCAGAGAGCATGCGATAGCGGATGCCTTTGACCGTAGTCCTAAAACAAGCAAAATTTACGTAAGTCCAGGGAACGATGGAATAGCAGAAAGCTTTGAGTGCATAAAGCTGGAGGGATTTGAAGAGATCAGGAACTTCTGTGAGAATACAGGGATAGATCTAGTCTTCATCGGGCCCGAACAGCCAATTGCAGAAGGTCTGTCGGATTACCTGAAACAGCACTCGATCATGGTGTTTGCTCCTTCAAAAGCCGCCGCTGCAATAGAATATTCCAAAGAATTTGCAAAAAGGATCATGGGCAAGTATCACGTACCAACAGCCAGGTATCGGATCATCCGAGACATTAATGAAGCAGAGAGCATTCTGAAGTGCTTCAAGATGCCTGTAGTCCTGAAAGCTGATGGATTGGCAGCCGGTAAGGGAGTGGTGATATCTTCCGATCTTAGCGAAGCGATTAAGTCGTGTAAAGTACTCCTGGAGCAGAATTGCGGAGCAAATGGAGTGCTGGCGGAAGAATATCTGGACGGCTGGGAAGTATCCCTTTTTGCTATCTGTGACGGCGAAAACTTCCGTACTACTCTTTTTGCTCAGGATCATAAACAGTTGTACGATGGTGATTTTGGGCCAAATACAGGGGGTATGGGAGCATACTGTCCTGTACGCGAAGCTGAAGAATACCGGAAGTACATCGAAAATAAAATATTGGAACCAGTGCTAACTGCGTTAAGGGAAGAGCATTGCACATATAGCGGGATATTGTATATGGGCTTGATGATTACTACTGAAGGGCCGAAAGTGATAGAATTCAACTGCCGTTTGGGAGATCCAGAAACTCAGGTGCTATTACCTCTTTTAAAGACTGATATCATGGATATATGTGTGGCCGCATGCGATGGTAAGGTTGATCAACTGAAGCTGGAATGGGACTCACGTTGCGCAGTCGGAGTGGTATTGGCTGCTCCGGGATATCCAGGCACTTATCGGAAAGACATTCCGATATCAATACCGCAGCTCGAATCCCAATTGTACTTTGCCGGAGTGAAAAAAACAGAAAGTGGTTTACGCAGTTCCGGAGGAAGGGTGTTGACAGTATTAGCAATTGCTGACAGTTTGGTCGAAGCACGTGATAAAGTCTATGCAGATATAAATAAGATAAGTTTTCCGGAAATGGTCTATCGTAAAGATATCGGCCTTAGGGCAAACAAGCTTTCATGA
- a CDS encoding competence/damage-inducible protein A, producing the protein MPNPIDMKLKSAVISIGNELLIGRTLNSNLAYLGAGMAELGIPVAYSLTIQDDYEAIQKAVHECWQNYDVVISTGGLGPTQDDITKAAIAEYFGKDMHFCENIWQHIQDRFAHRNVTMPLSNRSQAMVPEGFEALKNDRGTAPGLHYNTDGKHIFVLQGVPLEMRYMFENYIKPILKQAYHEAKGLVVRNLHTYGIAESALAELLDPKELPEGVSLAWLPQTGRVDLRLYGEDAAAIEIAEQYLHRQTGDYVWGYEDTVPAEYLLQLLKKKEYSLAVAESCTGGLVQRFITDIPGSSDVFLGGVVSYANRIKAELLKVDESILRSFGAVSEECARAMAQGIQRLLRADVVVAVTGIAGPDGGSTDKPVGTVYYCWRIQDKEYALHKVFNGDRESIRYKAAEAAILELANTLRNE; encoded by the coding sequence TTGCCAAATCCTATTGATATGAAACTGAAAAGTGCGGTAATCAGCATCGGAAACGAGCTACTGATCGGGCGAACCCTGAACAGTAATCTCGCCTATCTGGGAGCGGGAATGGCGGAACTGGGCATACCGGTGGCGTACAGCTTGACCATCCAGGATGACTATGAGGCCATTCAAAAGGCAGTTCATGAGTGCTGGCAAAACTACGATGTTGTGATTAGCACCGGAGGTTTGGGTCCTACTCAGGACGATATCACCAAAGCAGCTATTGCTGAATACTTTGGTAAGGATATGCACTTCTGCGAGAATATCTGGCAACACATTCAGGATAGGTTTGCCCACCGCAATGTCACAATGCCCCTATCCAATCGCAGCCAGGCCATGGTGCCGGAAGGTTTTGAAGCTTTGAAGAACGACAGGGGTACTGCTCCAGGTTTGCATTATAACACCGATGGGAAGCATATATTTGTGCTACAGGGTGTACCTCTGGAGATGCGGTATATGTTCGAAAACTACATAAAGCCAATACTCAAACAAGCATATCACGAAGCTAAAGGGTTGGTGGTGCGAAATCTGCATACATATGGTATTGCTGAGTCTGCTTTGGCAGAATTGTTGGACCCCAAAGAGCTTCCGGAGGGAGTAAGCTTGGCTTGGCTTCCGCAAACAGGCAGAGTGGACTTGAGATTATACGGCGAGGATGCTGCGGCTATTGAGATTGCGGAGCAGTATCTGCACAGGCAGACCGGTGACTATGTATGGGGCTATGAAGATACAGTTCCAGCAGAATATCTGCTGCAATTGTTGAAGAAAAAAGAGTATAGCCTGGCGGTTGCAGAATCATGTACTGGGGGACTGGTTCAGCGTTTTATTACGGATATTCCGGGTTCTTCAGATGTGTTCCTGGGCGGAGTGGTAAGCTATGCGAATCGGATAAAAGCCGAGCTCTTGAAGGTAGATGAGTCCATATTACGGAGTTTTGGTGCCGTAAGTGAAGAATGCGCGCGGGCTATGGCGCAGGGGATACAAAGATTGCTCCGGGCAGATGTTGTGGTAGCTGTTACCGGCATCGCTGGTCCTGATGGGGGTTCAACAGATAAACCTGTGGGTACAGTATACTACTGTTGGCGAATCCAGGATAAAGAATATGCTTTACACAAGGTGTTCAATGGCGATCGAGAAAGCATACGCTACAAAGCCGCTGAAGCAGCAATCTTGGAATTAGCAAATACACTAAGGAATGAGTAA
- the proS gene encoding proline--tRNA ligase produces the protein MSKQKKTAIEPTREQNYAEWYQQVIKNADLAENSDVRGCMVIKPWGYAIWENIQRSLDVMFRATGHRNAYFPLFIPKSYFEKEAEHVDGFAKECAVVTHSRLEDDGEGGLKVAGELTEPLIVRPTSETIIGASFAKWVNSYRDLPLLINQWANIVRWEMRTRLFLRTTEFLWQEGHTVHETAEDAMDETLKMLEVYARFAAEYLALPVITGEKTEGEKFPGAVNTYCIEAMMQDRKALQAGTSHFLGQNFAKSSGIKFQGRNGEFEYAWTTSWGVSTRLIGALIMAHSDDNGLALPPKIAPSHIAIIPIFRDEEEKAAVLQYCEKIQQFFSNEYFEDIRIYYELDDRDLTGSERNWYWIKKGIPLRIEIGPRDIASDSVIVARRDQEPREKQSVSLADLKAYVIQSLSEIQENYYQRALSFRKENTKQIDDNKKFYKFFSPKNAEMPEIHGGFAESHWCGDVACEEKIKEDLKVTIRCIPFDAIEEEGRCICCGKTSKRRVVFAKSY, from the coding sequence ATGAGCAAACAAAAGAAGACAGCTATAGAACCTACGCGAGAGCAAAATTATGCAGAATGGTACCAACAAGTTATTAAAAATGCTGATTTAGCAGAAAACAGCGATGTCCGCGGATGCATGGTTATAAAACCCTGGGGCTATGCAATATGGGAGAACATCCAGAGATCTCTAGATGTAATGTTTCGTGCTACAGGGCATCGTAATGCCTACTTCCCATTGTTTATCCCCAAATCCTACTTTGAAAAAGAAGCAGAGCATGTAGATGGTTTTGCCAAAGAATGTGCAGTGGTGACCCATTCGCGATTGGAGGATGACGGAGAGGGTGGTTTGAAGGTCGCAGGTGAATTGACCGAGCCGTTGATCGTGCGCCCAACCAGTGAAACAATCATCGGAGCATCATTTGCCAAGTGGGTAAATTCCTACCGTGATCTTCCCCTGTTGATCAATCAATGGGCGAATATTGTGCGCTGGGAAATGCGTACCAGGCTTTTCTTGCGTACCACGGAGTTTCTCTGGCAAGAAGGGCACACAGTGCATGAAACAGCGGAAGACGCAATGGACGAAACTCTGAAGATGTTGGAAGTATATGCCAGATTTGCCGCTGAGTACCTGGCTCTACCGGTGATAACCGGAGAGAAAACAGAAGGGGAGAAATTTCCCGGAGCCGTTAATACCTATTGTATTGAAGCCATGATGCAGGATAGAAAAGCACTTCAAGCAGGAACATCCCACTTTTTGGGACAAAACTTTGCCAAGTCCTCCGGCATCAAATTTCAAGGTCGCAACGGAGAGTTTGAGTATGCCTGGACTACATCTTGGGGTGTATCAACACGCTTGATCGGAGCGCTGATAATGGCGCATAGCGATGATAATGGTTTGGCATTGCCACCAAAGATAGCACCTTCACATATAGCAATTATACCGATCTTTCGAGATGAAGAAGAGAAAGCTGCGGTATTACAGTATTGCGAAAAGATCCAACAATTCTTCAGCAACGAGTACTTTGAGGACATCAGAATTTACTATGAATTGGACGACAGGGATCTTACCGGTAGTGAACGGAATTGGTATTGGATCAAGAAAGGGATCCCGCTCAGAATCGAGATTGGTCCCAGAGATATAGCCTCAGATTCTGTGATTGTTGCTCGCAGAGACCAAGAACCCCGCGAAAAACAAAGTGTTTCGCTGGCAGACTTAAAAGCTTATGTAATACAGAGTCTGAGCGAGATTCAGGAAAACTACTATCAGCGCGCACTGAGCTTTCGGAAAGAAAACACCAAGCAGATCGATGACAACAAAAAGTTCTATAAATTCTTCAGTCCCAAAAACGCTGAAATGCCAGAAATTCATGGTGGCTTTGCAGAATCTCACTGGTGCGGTGATGTAGCATGTGAAGAGAAAATAAAGGAAGATCTGAAAGTTACGATACGCTGTATCCCATTTGACGCTATTGAAGAAGAGGGGCGATGCATCTGTTGTGGCAAGACTTCCAAACGACGCGTAGTATTTGCCAAATCCTATTGA